A stretch of Paenibacillus peoriae DNA encodes these proteins:
- a CDS encoding winged helix-turn-helix transcriptional regulator → MHDQEPIELTKGIPGKPCPIAQTLDLIGTKWTFLIIRDLLIEGTLRFSQLQKSMKGISPKTLSLRLKELEDNGLLERKVYAEVPPRVEYSLTEKGKRLEGVFIELKRFGLDLKADH, encoded by the coding sequence ATGCACGACCAAGAACCTATTGAATTGACCAAAGGAATACCCGGCAAGCCGTGCCCTATTGCCCAAACACTTGATTTGATCGGAACGAAATGGACTTTTTTAATCATTCGTGACCTTCTTATCGAAGGAACACTGAGATTCAGCCAACTTCAGAAGTCCATGAAGGGGATTAGTCCCAAAACGCTTTCCCTACGCCTGAAAGAGCTTGAAGATAACGGTCTGTTAGAGAGAAAGGTATATGCCGAGGTTCCCCCGCGTGTTGAATATTCGTTAACGGAAAAAGGGAAGCGACTTGAAGGTGTTTTTATTGAGCTGAAGAGATTTGGCTTAGATTTAAAAGCAGATCATTGA
- a CDS encoding NAD(P)H-dependent oxidoreductase codes for MKNILIINGHQKYDSSEGKLNQTLMDNMVRLLSEENKIKTTSVQDGYTPSEEQEKFLWADVVIYQTPIYWFSVPGLLKTYMDEVYAYGVFFTGAHEYGSGGLLTDKKYMFSTTWNAPEKAFNDPTQFFNGASLEAALRHLHSAHTFLGMKPLKSFACYDVIKNPNIPKFIADLDTHLQAVLHD; via the coding sequence ATGAAAAATATACTAATCATTAACGGTCATCAAAAATATGATTCGTCTGAAGGGAAATTGAACCAAACATTGATGGACAATATGGTGCGTCTCTTAAGTGAAGAGAACAAAATCAAAACAACGTCTGTTCAAGATGGCTATACCCCCAGCGAAGAACAAGAAAAATTTTTATGGGCAGATGTAGTCATTTACCAAACCCCCATCTATTGGTTCAGCGTTCCTGGATTATTAAAGACTTATATGGATGAAGTCTATGCTTACGGTGTATTCTTCACAGGTGCTCATGAATATGGAAGCGGCGGTTTATTAACCGACAAGAAATATATGTTCTCCACAACTTGGAATGCTCCGGAAAAAGCTTTTAATGATCCAACTCAATTTTTTAATGGGGCTAGTCTAGAAGCTGCACTCCGTCATTTGCATTCTGCGCATACATTTCTCGGTATGAAGCCCTTGAAAAGCTTTGCATGCTACGATGTTATTAAAAATCCAAATATACCTAAATTTATTGCTGATCTTGATACACATCTACAAGCCGTATTACATGATTAA